A region of Papilio machaon chromosome 22, ilPapMach1.1, whole genome shotgun sequence DNA encodes the following proteins:
- the LOC106711115 gene encoding DNA-directed RNA polymerase III subunit RPC3: MSHQLGRVVSEILHQYFGEIVQKVGHDLFIYGSKPIPMIVKTTGLPRKQVVESLRTLVKFDLASFEPSFNEVVADYKLNPDNVLLLIRYPRYLLQIKTKFGSEAEILVEELLQQASCTASVLLVTVAAKYKDDKEKNITLVKLRDIFISIATARYIQQAPVADKSEVPSLEPVATIVPDIDIRQLAQAMATDTLADVNDNIYWKVNFDRFHQDFRDDIMVKAITRRIDENAGELMHLLLQQMYLTSAEWAAGSNPTPALDLRDAVHRTDRPDCDRKLLQQYMDHYLRVLEENGAGFVVRVGEAGGGQYVVRGRHAATQLLLAALDHTVTERLGSKAARIFRLIRTKKYIEEDDIQKHAMLPNKECKELTYKLLEEHFISIQPMRKAASSGAMAKAVYLYHIKLHDVAQSLREMCYRALHNTLRRGQHTRAAHARLMDKQRRVRSIVHSMRVRGEPQQHIDDVEETLTPPELSTLKDVEARLKQLSAAQLAIDKNLFILNWYFMYPH, encoded by the exons ATGTCGCACCAATTAGGGCGAGTGGTTTCAGAGATTTTGCACCAATATTTTGGTGAAATTGTGCAAAAAGTTGGAcatgatttgtttatttacggtAGCAAGCCAATTCCTATGATTGTGAAGACTACTGGATTACCACGTAAACAg gtaGTTGAGAGTTTGCGCACACTAGTTAAATTTGATTTGGCATCATTTGAGCCGTCCTTCAATGAAGTAGTTGCTGATTACAAGCTGAATCCTGACAATGTGCTACTTCTCATCAGATATccaag ATATCTCCTCCAGATCAAAACAAAGTTTGGTTCGGAAGCTGAAATATTAGTAGAGGAACTCTTGCAGCAAGCATCATGTACTGCAAGTGTGTTGTTGGTTACTGTTGCTGCCAAATATAAAGATGATAAG GAGAAGAATATAACATTAGTGAAGTTACGAgacatatttattagtataGCGACAGCTAGATACATACAGCAAGCACCAGTGGCTGACAAGAGCGAGGTACCTTCACTAGAACCTGTGGCTACTATTGTACCAGACATTGATATTAGACAACTAGCGCAGGCTATGGCAACAGATACACTAGCCGACGTTAATGATA ATATTTACTGGAAAGTAAATTTTGATAGATTCCATCAGGACTTCAGAGATGACATCATGGTGAAAGCCATTACTCGCAGGATAGACGAGAATG CGGGTGAGTTGATGCATCTCCTGTTGCAACAAATGTATCTGACATCTGCGGAGTGGGCAGCCGGGTCCAACCCCACGCCAGCGTTAGATCTGCGCGATGCTGTTCACCGCACAGATCGACCTGACTGCGACCGCAAGCTGCTGCAACAGTACATGGACCACTATCTCAGAGTACTAG AGGAGAATGGTGCGGGGTTTGTGGTGCGAGTGGGCGAGGCGGGCGGGGGACAGTACGTAGTGCGAGGACGTCACGCCGCCACACAGCTGCTGCTCGCTGCACTCGACCACACCGTCACCGAGAGACTCGGCTCTAAAGCTGCCAGGATATTCAG ATTAATtcgaacaaaaaaatatatagaggAAGATGATATACAGAAGCACGCGATGTTACCTAACAAGGAGTGTAAGGAGCTTACATACAAACTGTTGGAGGAACATTTTATTAGCATAcag CCGATGCGCAAGGCGGCGTCTTCTGGTGCAATGGCCAAAGCTGTTTACTTGtatcatattaaattacacgat GTAGCGCAGAGTCTGCGCGAGATGTGTTACCGCGCACTACACAACACACTACGACGGGGGCAGCACACGCGCGCCGCACACGCCCGTCTGATGGACAAGCAGCGCCGCGTGCGCAGCATTGTGCACAGCATGCGCGTGCGCGGGGAGCCGCAGCAACACATTGATGAC GTGGAGGAGACTCTGACACCGCCGGAGCTGTCTACATTAAAAGACGTGGAAGCGCGCCTCAAGCAGTTGAGCGCTGCACAACTTGCTATCGACAAGAACCTCTTTATCCTCAACTGGTACTTCATGTACCCGCATTGA
- the LOC106711085 gene encoding gastric triacylglycerol lipase: MKLLAVALFTLIVVIRTNECSQNWFPQNLVTTIRKETSLIKDYVKEKGRNIKQFYIDNVQKKITSYLGLQRRESEDADKSSRFKRKFKDYIEDAQTKDYMVFDSIAPEVHKYPCSRDDPTIEMTTPQLIAFYGYHSESHTIVTEDGYILTIHRIPHTRNTTDLRPYRKTVLLHHGLLGSSADWVVTGPNKALAFILSDAGYDVWLANARGNTYSKAHVSKKTDTYSFWNFTFHEISQYDLPAIIDYIMENKGWDVKINYIGHSMGTTVLFALLSTKTQYNKVLRAGYALAPVAYMSHVRSPIRLLSKFSDNIAYLMKLLGANEFLPHNAVLRWLSKHACEINHYEEAICENSMFVLCGHDDKQFNKTLLPLILGHVPAGASTKTLIHYAQEIRNDGRFQQFDYGPEGNFMMYGAPLPPEYPLFKITLPIALLSADNDWLAGTEDVDKLYVRLKNPLERYVVPYKDFNHIDFLWAIDAPKLVYYKLLQLLDDGVVTSNIDLITNNEIN; this comes from the coding sequence ATGAAGCTATTGGCTGTAGCTTTGTTTACATTGATCGTAGTTATACGAACGAACGAGTGCTCACAAAACTGGTTCCCTCAAAACCTAGTAACTACCATCAGAAAAGAAACCTCACTCATCAAGGATTATGTCAAAGAAAAAGGGcgaaacataaaacaattctACATTGATAACGTACAGAAAAAAATCACATCATATTTAGGTTTGCAGCGCCGGGAATCCGAAGATGCGGACAAGTCTTCAAGATTTAAAAGGAAGTTCAAAGACTACATAGAAGATGCTCAGACGAAAGATTACATGGTATTCGACTCGATCGCCCCGGAAGTCCACAAGTATCCCTGTTCCAGAGACGATCCCACGATAGAGATGACCACGCCGCAGCTCATCGCGTTCTACGGCTACCACTCAGAGTCCCATACCATCGTCACAGAAGATGGCTACATACTAACCATACACAGGATACCTCATACCAGAAATACAACTGATCTTCGTCCGTATAGAAAGACAGTACTCCTACACCATGGGTTGCTCGGTAGTTCAGCGGATTGGGTGGTGACCGGCCCGAATAAAGCGCTCGCTTTCATCCTCTCCGATGCAGGCTACGACGTGTGGCTAGCTAACGCAAGAGGTAACACCTACTCCAAAGCCCACGTTTCCAAGAAAACCGACACTTATTCCTTTTGGAACTTTACATTCCACGAAATTAGTCAATACGATTTACCGGCGATAATCGATTATATCATGGAGAACAAGGGATGggatgtaaaaataaactatatcgGTCATTCGATGGGTACGACGGTGCTGTTTGCTTTACTATCGACGAAAACTcagtataataaagttttaagagCAGGATACGCCCTAGCCCCCGTGGCCTACATGTCGCATGTCCGTAGTCCGATACGACTGCTCTCGAAATTCAGTGATAACATAGCATATTTGATGAAACTGCTCGGCGCTAACGAGTTTTTGCCACATAACGCAGTGTTGAGATGGTTGTCAAAGCACGCATGTGAAATAAATCATTACGAAGAGGCGATATGCGAGAACTCGATGTTCGTTCTATGCGGACACGACGataagcaatttaataaaactctgCTGCCTTTGATATTGGGTCACGTTCCGGCGGGCGCGTCTACGAAGACTTTGATACATTACGCTCAAGAAATACGTAATGATGGCAGATTCCAGCAGTTCGATTACGGTCCGGAAGGTAATTTCATGATGTACGGAGCGCCGTTACCACCGGAATATcctctatttaaaataactctaCCGATAGCTTTACTGAGTGCAGACAACGACTGGCTGGCCGGTACAGAAGACGTGGACAAGTTATATGTGCGCCTCAAGAATCCATTGGAACGTTACGTCGTGCCTTATAAAGACTTTAACCATATAGATTTCCTTTGGGCTATAGATGCGCCTAAATTAGTTTACTATAAACTGCTTCAATTACTCGACGATGGTGTCGTTACatcgaatattgatttaatcACTAATAACGAAATTAactaa
- the LOC106711091 gene encoding ubiquitin-like protein 3 produces MSAKNIPGDKINLRLILVSGKTKEFVFSPVDSAGDIAVHVYDNWPEADWASECVSRAEILRLIYQGRFLHSSVTLGALGLPLGRTTVMHLVPREHLPEPNSHDQRQKSKGGSSSCCSASCCIL; encoded by the exons ATCAACTTGCGGCTGATCCTGGTGTCGGGGAAGACGAAGGAGTTTGTGTTCAGTCCCGTCGACTCAGCCGGTGACATCGCGGTGCACGTCTACGACAATTGGCCCGAAG ccGACTGGGCCTCTGAATGCGTTTCTCGAGCCGAGATCCTGCGGCTCATCTACCAGGGTCGGTTCCTGCACAGTTCGGTGACACTGGGCGCGCTGGGGCTGCCGCTCGGCCGTACCACTGTTATGCACCTCGTACCGCGCGAGCACCTGCCAGAACCTAACTCACATG ATCAACGACAAAAGAGCAAAGGTGGATCCAGCAGTTGTTGTTCTGCATCTTGCTGCATATTGTAA